The following are encoded in a window of Candidatus Tectomicrobia bacterium genomic DNA:
- a CDS encoding Coenzyme F420 hydrogenase/dehydrogenase, beta subunit C-terminal domain, translated as MTLHHPSLKDMMNDVVAAGTCCECGSCVLVCPHNVIEYIGGKPKQTAKASAPFDYCGVSEGIGCDVCAQACPRLWPREIHLRDAVFRDRRPWEDIFGAYRHIFAARTKDAGIMERAQDGGIVTALLSWALEAGEIDGAVVAAVGEDDPPCAPSPKVVTTQEGIRASAGSWYTYCPNNLALKEAAERDLKKVAFVGVPCQITPIRKMELIDPSFLLSPKKRPQHIEKQRGFLRGFAGRVALQIGLFCTEVFTFGLMTEKIEKGLGIPLADVAKFNVKGEVLVHKKDGELVTFPLEEAMRDYQRPECRHCADFSAELADIACGGVGTRGWTIVMIRTERGERAWRAFEAAGRAETMPIRENRRAWNILQILARRQRGRVPAVGGKSGTGPGLPQYSPKEGADHALARMAGSGKSAAEIEAGLAAAYGGEDRPVRVTGYMAGQPIPGDPGEPPPGEKRKLPPPPSPEQGGAPPGWRPPEIPPGQEGAG; from the coding sequence ATGACCCTCCACCACCCCAGCCTCAAGGACATGATGAACGACGTGGTGGCGGCGGGGACCTGCTGCGAGTGCGGGAGTTGCGTCCTCGTCTGCCCCCACAACGTCATCGAGTACATCGGGGGCAAGCCCAAGCAGACGGCCAAGGCGAGCGCGCCCTTCGACTACTGCGGGGTGAGCGAGGGCATCGGCTGCGACGTCTGCGCCCAGGCCTGCCCCAGGCTCTGGCCGCGCGAGATCCACCTGCGGGACGCCGTCTTCCGGGACCGCCGGCCCTGGGAGGACATCTTCGGGGCCTACCGCCACATCTTCGCGGCGCGCACGAAGGACGCGGGCATCATGGAGCGCGCCCAGGACGGCGGCATCGTCACCGCGCTCCTCTCGTGGGCGCTGGAGGCGGGCGAGATCGACGGCGCCGTGGTCGCGGCGGTGGGGGAGGATGACCCCCCCTGCGCCCCCAGCCCCAAGGTGGTCACGACGCAGGAGGGGATCCGCGCCAGCGCGGGGAGCTGGTATACCTACTGCCCGAACAACCTGGCGCTCAAGGAGGCGGCGGAGCGCGATTTGAAGAAGGTGGCCTTCGTGGGGGTGCCCTGCCAGATCACCCCCATCCGGAAGATGGAGCTCATCGACCCCTCCTTCCTCCTCTCGCCCAAGAAGCGCCCCCAGCACATCGAGAAGCAGCGGGGCTTCCTGCGGGGGTTCGCCGGGCGGGTAGCCCTCCAGATCGGGCTCTTCTGCACCGAGGTCTTCACCTTCGGCCTGATGACCGAGAAGATCGAGAAGGGCCTGGGCATCCCGCTCGCGGACGTGGCCAAGTTCAACGTGAAGGGGGAAGTCCTCGTCCACAAGAAGGACGGCGAGCTTGTCACCTTCCCGCTGGAGGAGGCCATGCGGGATTACCAGCGCCCCGAGTGCCGCCACTGCGCCGACTTCTCCGCCGAGCTGGCCGACATCGCCTGCGGGGGCGTCGGCACCCGGGGCTGGACCATCGTGATGATCCGCACCGAGCGCGGGGAGCGCGCCTGGCGGGCCTTCGAAGCGGCGGGCCGGGCCGAGACCATGCCCATCCGCGAGAACCGCCGCGCCTGGAACATCCTCCAGATCCTCGCGCGGCGGCAGCGCGGCCGGGTGCCCGCCGTGGGCGGGAAGAGCGGCACCGGGCCGGGCCTTCCCCAGTACAGCCCCAAGGAGGGCGCGGATCACGCCCTGGCCCGCATGGCGGGGAGCGGGAAGAGCGCCGCCGAGATCGAGGCCGGCCTCGCCGCGGCCTACGGCGGGGAGGATCGGCCCGTCCGCGTCACCGGCTACATGGCGGGCCAGCCCATCCCGGGCGACCCGGGGGAGCCTCCCCCGGGCGAGAAGCGCAAGCTTCCCCCCCCGCCCTCGCCCGAGCAGGGCGGGGCGCCCCCCGGCTGGCGCCCTCCGGAAATCCCCCCGGGGCAGGAGGGCGCCGGGTGA
- a CDS encoding nitroreductase family protein, with product MSGENLQTAFGGVTLADALFYRRSVRKFAAEPLHPDRLRAALEAASLAPSPHGSAPWRFCIVATPEARLRLATEMGRDFLRDMEREGVPEEERRRRHAGSLRLITGAPALILAALSYKDLDRYEDPAKQANERMMAEHSLGAALQNLMLALAAQGIGSVWRCAPLFCPETARKALSLPEDWVPRAYVAAGRAAVPPPARPDARPGVLVR from the coding sequence GTGAGCGGCGAGAACCTCCAGACCGCCTTCGGCGGGGTGACGCTGGCGGACGCCCTCTTCTACCGGCGCTCGGTCCGGAAGTTCGCGGCCGAGCCCCTCCACCCCGACCGCCTGCGCGCCGCCCTCGAGGCGGCCTCCCTGGCCCCGAGCCCGCACGGGAGCGCCCCCTGGCGCTTCTGCATCGTGGCCACCCCGGAGGCGCGGCTCAGGCTCGCGACGGAGATGGGAAGGGATTTCCTGCGCGACATGGAGCGGGAGGGCGTGCCCGAGGAGGAGCGCAGGCGCCGCCACGCGGGGAGCCTCCGCCTCATCACCGGGGCGCCCGCCCTCATCCTCGCCGCGCTCTCCTACAAGGACCTGGACCGCTACGAGGACCCCGCGAAGCAGGCGAACGAGCGCATGATGGCCGAGCACAGCCTGGGCGCGGCGCTCCAGAACCTGATGCTCGCCCTGGCCGCCCAGGGCATCGGCTCGGTGTGGCGCTGCGCGCCCCTCTTCTGCCCCGAGACGGCGCGGAAGGCGCTCTCGCTCCCCGAGGACTGGGTGCCCCGCGCCTACGTGGCGGCGGGCCGGGCGGCCGTCCCGCCTCCCGCCAGGCCGGATGCGCGCCCCGGCGTCCTCGTCCGGTGA
- a CDS encoding 2-phospho-L-lactate transferase gives MRAPASSSGELRPVSFRGPVAALAGGVGGAKLAVGLALALPEGALSVIVNTADDLTLHGLHISPDLDTVMYNLAGLADPQAGWGIAGDTAGALGLLGRYGGPTWFRLGDKDLATHIRRTQRLAEGARLTEATAELCRALGVRARVLPMTDSPVATRVQTPEGELEFQDYFVARGTRPWVLGVRFQGAEEARPSPEAARALEEARAIVFCPSNPIVSVGPILAVAGIRERILAARVPRIAVSPIVGGVALKGPAAEMLRSLGHEVSAAGVAAILREHLDGFVLDERDAALLPQVEGLGLKAKALPTVMTDGASKQRLAEGVLAFAAELAR, from the coding sequence ATGCGCGCCCCGGCGTCCTCGTCCGGTGAGCTTCGTCCCGTGAGCTTCCGCGGTCCGGTGGCCGCCCTGGCCGGAGGGGTGGGGGGCGCCAAGCTCGCCGTGGGCCTGGCCCTCGCCCTGCCGGAGGGGGCGCTCTCCGTCATCGTGAACACGGCGGACGACCTGACCCTCCACGGCCTCCACATCAGCCCCGATCTCGACACGGTGATGTACAACTTGGCGGGCCTCGCCGATCCCCAGGCCGGCTGGGGCATCGCCGGGGACACGGCGGGGGCGCTCGGGCTCCTGGGCCGCTACGGCGGGCCCACTTGGTTCCGCCTGGGGGACAAGGACCTCGCCACCCACATCCGCCGCACCCAGCGCCTGGCCGAGGGCGCCCGGCTCACCGAGGCGACGGCCGAGCTCTGCAGGGCGCTGGGGGTGCGGGCGCGCGTCCTCCCCATGACGGACAGCCCGGTGGCGACCCGGGTCCAGACGCCCGAGGGGGAGCTCGAGTTCCAGGACTACTTCGTGGCGCGCGGCACCCGGCCCTGGGTGCTCGGAGTGCGCTTCCAGGGGGCGGAGGAGGCGCGGCCCTCGCCCGAGGCGGCGCGCGCGCTGGAAGAGGCGCGGGCCATCGTCTTCTGCCCGTCGAACCCCATCGTGAGCGTCGGGCCCATCCTGGCCGTGGCGGGCATCCGCGAGCGCATCCTTGCGGCCCGCGTCCCCCGGATCGCGGTGAGCCCGATCGTCGGCGGCGTGGCCCTCAAGGGGCCGGCGGCCGAGATGCTCCGAAGCCTGGGGCACGAGGTCTCGGCCGCGGGGGTGGCCGCCATCCTGCGGGAGCACCTCGACGGGTTCGTGCTGGACGAGCGGGACGCGGCCCTCCTCCCCCAGGTGGAGGGCCTGGGCCTCAAGGCCAAGGCGCTGCCCACGGTGATGACGGATGGGGCGTCCAAGCAGAGGCTCGCCGAGGGGGTGCTCGCCTTCGCGGCGGAGCTGGCCCGCTGA
- a CDS encoding c-type cytochrome: MKGSDVDKMMPLDLLLFILMALGPAPPAAQAADPKARRGEYLVHHVAMCVQCHSPRDERGRLIPEQLLQGGRIPVEGPAHPKTEWALKPPRLAGLPGGYSEADFIRLLMTGKKPRGGSPRPPMPPFRMQREDAEAVAAYLRTVKPQGGR, translated from the coding sequence GTGAAAGGAAGCGATGTGGACAAGATGATGCCCCTCGATCTTCTTCTTTTCATCTTGATGGCCCTGGGGCCCGCGCCTCCCGCCGCCCAAGCTGCCGATCCGAAGGCCCGCCGGGGGGAATATCTCGTCCATCACGTGGCGATGTGCGTGCAGTGCCACTCCCCGAGGGATGAGCGGGGGAGGCTCATCCCGGAGCAGCTCCTCCAGGGCGGGCGGATTCCCGTGGAAGGGCCCGCGCACCCGAAGACCGAATGGGCGCTCAAGCCCCCCCGCCTGGCGGGGCTCCCGGGCGGCTACAGCGAGGCGGACTTCATCCGGCTGCTCATGACGGGGAAGAAGCCGCGTGGCGGCTCCCCCCGCCCCCCCATGCCTCCCTTCCGGATGCAACGGGAGGACGCCGAGGCCGTCGCGGCCTATCTCAGGACGGTGAAGCCTCAGGGCGGCCGCTGA
- a CDS encoding cupredoxin domain-containing protein, translating to MKALFSFVAMQIAIIALAGLFAPALACSAAAGGSSHGWHLAGVRQVFETVAGLAGFGPQASPGGAGEAGEGELQASAGEGLPGEAGGAVAGALQAAGPPAPDGGASSPGGGPVFQGGGETLAGASNPPGDLTAMGAPVPGMPEGGGGDGGGGALGRPGLVAGGWSYRAFDVLAAPPNGAAPAEEEAFLPEEEDPSLSAKTPPSKDPDPKETWQVSSCVLPSQIIVNKGENVTLNFMGADGAVQGISVEHYQDQAMKLGRGSMETLRFRADRAGEFRIRCQGAQPAMYGKLIVLD from the coding sequence ATGAAAGCCCTGTTCTCGTTTGTCGCGATGCAGATCGCGATCATCGCTCTCGCGGGGCTCTTTGCCCCTGCACTGGCCTGCAGCGCTGCGGCTGGCGGCAGCTCCCACGGATGGCACCTGGCGGGCGTGCGGCAGGTCTTCGAAACCGTGGCGGGGCTCGCGGGATTTGGGCCGCAGGCTTCTCCAGGCGGCGCCGGTGAGGCCGGCGAAGGAGAACTCCAGGCTTCGGCGGGCGAGGGACTCCCGGGCGAGGCGGGCGGCGCCGTGGCAGGTGCCCTCCAGGCGGCGGGCCCGCCCGCCCCGGACGGAGGTGCATCCTCCCCGGGCGGCGGCCCCGTCTTCCAAGGAGGCGGTGAGACCCTGGCCGGGGCCTCCAATCCGCCAGGAGATCTGACCGCCATGGGAGCGCCCGTCCCCGGCATGCCCGAAGGCGGCGGAGGGGACGGCGGGGGGGGAGCCCTCGGCCGGCCGGGGCTCGTCGCGGGCGGGTGGAGCTATCGGGCGTTCGACGTGCTGGCGGCGCCGCCGAATGGCGCTGCCCCGGCGGAGGAGGAAGCCTTCCTCCCGGAGGAGGAGGACCCCTCTCTCTCGGCCAAGACCCCGCCAAGCAAAGATCCGGACCCCAAGGAGACCTGGCAGGTATCGAGTTGCGTCCTGCCGTCCCAGATCATCGTCAACAAGGGGGAGAACGTGACGCTCAATTTCATGGGCGCCGACGGGGCGGTCCAGGGCATCTCGGTGGAGCATTACCAGGATCAAGCGATGAAGCTGGGGCGTGGAAGCATGGAGACGCTCCGGTTCAGGGCGGACCGGGCGGGGGAATTCCGCATCAGGTGCCAGGGGGCTCAACCCGCGATGTACGGGAAGCTGATCGTGCTGGACTGA
- a CDS encoding APC family permease has product MPADSPGDPGDTSVPKDPSASQDSPPPPSPGEGLAPSEEKPSPWKRLRRALIGAPRSLADESLFHKLSLIPFLAWVGLGADGLSSSAYGPEEAFRTLGEHTYLAIGLALVMASTISVIAIAYSRVIEHFPHGGGGYVVATQLLGEQAGVVSGSALLVDYILTITISIAAAGDAMFSFLPMAWHAWKLPAEVLMTAFLIVLNLRGVRESVLTLSPVFLLFIATHVILIMGGIIMHSSEFPKTLQTAKAGFSGGLATLGMGGMFLLFIHAYSLGGGTYTGIEAVSNGIQIMREPRVQTGKRTMLYMAVSLAFTASGLLFCYLLWNVTAVEGKTMNAVFAEKFVQTVPLGNLFVILTMASEGAILVVAAQAGFVDGPRVMANMAVDSWLPRRFASLSDRLTIQNGILLMGLMSLVALFYTMGEVRHLVVMYSINVFLTFSMTETSMCRFWVSHRERHPDWKRKISIHVIGLAMCLTILAVTVFEKFLEGGWVTLVVTGCVILLCFLIRGHYRAVSIKIAKLPEGKAVGLPAAPSPAEEIDPNKPTAAVLVSDYGKLGVKTVKNISEQFPGHFANMVFLTVGVVDSGAFKGGENALASLREQAEGTVKKYAALASRLGFSSGYRVGLGIDVVEAAERLCMNVAREFPHVTFFSGKLIFERERWYHAFLHNQTAFTIERRLQWAGQTMVVLPIVVK; this is encoded by the coding sequence ATGCCCGCCGACAGTCCCGGCGACCCCGGGGATACCTCCGTCCCGAAGGACCCATCGGCTTCGCAGGACTCTCCCCCGCCTCCATCCCCGGGGGAAGGCCTTGCGCCCTCGGAGGAGAAACCCTCCCCCTGGAAGCGCCTGCGGCGGGCGCTGATCGGCGCCCCGCGCAGCCTGGCCGACGAATCGTTGTTCCACAAGTTGTCGCTGATCCCCTTTCTGGCCTGGGTCGGATTGGGCGCCGACGGCTTGTCCTCCTCCGCCTATGGGCCGGAAGAGGCGTTCCGGACACTGGGGGAGCATACCTACCTGGCGATCGGGCTGGCCCTCGTGATGGCGTCGACCATCTCCGTCATCGCGATCGCCTACAGCCGGGTGATCGAGCACTTCCCCCACGGCGGAGGCGGATACGTGGTGGCCACGCAGCTTCTCGGGGAACAGGCCGGCGTGGTGTCGGGCAGCGCCCTGCTGGTGGACTACATCCTCACCATTACGATTTCGATCGCGGCGGCGGGGGACGCCATGTTCAGCTTCCTGCCGATGGCGTGGCATGCCTGGAAGCTGCCCGCCGAGGTTCTCATGACCGCCTTTCTCATCGTGCTCAACCTCCGGGGGGTGCGGGAGTCGGTGCTCACGCTGTCGCCGGTCTTCCTTCTTTTCATCGCGACGCACGTGATTCTCATCATGGGCGGGATCATCATGCACTCGTCGGAGTTCCCCAAGACGCTTCAGACGGCCAAGGCGGGCTTTTCCGGCGGGCTCGCCACCCTCGGGATGGGAGGGATGTTTCTTCTGTTCATCCACGCCTACTCGCTCGGAGGGGGAACCTACACGGGGATCGAGGCCGTCTCGAACGGCATCCAGATCATGCGGGAGCCCCGGGTGCAGACCGGCAAGCGGACCATGCTTTACATGGCGGTATCCCTGGCCTTCACCGCGTCGGGCCTTCTCTTTTGCTATCTCCTATGGAACGTGACCGCCGTCGAAGGCAAGACGATGAACGCGGTCTTCGCGGAAAAGTTCGTGCAGACCGTGCCGCTCGGAAACCTATTCGTGATCCTGACGATGGCCTCGGAAGGCGCGATCCTCGTCGTCGCGGCGCAGGCCGGGTTCGTCGACGGCCCGCGGGTAATGGCGAACATGGCCGTGGACTCGTGGCTGCCGCGGCGGTTCGCGTCCCTCTCGGACCGCCTGACCATTCAGAACGGAATCCTCCTCATGGGGCTGATGTCCCTGGTCGCGCTCTTCTATACGATGGGGGAAGTCCGTCACCTCGTCGTCATGTACAGCATCAACGTCTTTCTCACCTTCTCGATGACCGAGACGTCGATGTGCCGCTTCTGGGTCAGTCACCGCGAGCGGCACCCGGACTGGAAACGGAAGATTTCGATCCACGTCATCGGACTGGCCATGTGCCTGACGATACTTGCGGTGACCGTCTTCGAGAAATTCCTGGAGGGCGGATGGGTCACGCTCGTGGTCACGGGTTGCGTGATCCTCCTGTGCTTTCTCATCCGCGGCCACTACCGCGCCGTCTCGATAAAGATCGCGAAACTGCCGGAAGGGAAGGCGGTTGGGCTTCCCGCCGCGCCGTCTCCGGCGGAGGAGATCGACCCCAACAAGCCGACCGCCGCCGTCTTGGTTTCCGATTATGGGAAGCTGGGGGTCAAGACCGTCAAGAACATTTCCGAGCAGTTCCCCGGGCACTTTGCCAATATGGTGTTCCTCACGGTCGGCGTCGTCGATTCCGGCGCCTTCAAGGGAGGAGAAAACGCCTTGGCGTCGCTTCGAGAGCAGGCGGAGGGGACCGTGAAGAAGTACGCCGCCTTGGCGAGCCGCCTCGGCTTCTCCTCGGGCTACCGGGTCGGCCTGGGCATCGATGTGGTCGAGGCGGCGGAGAGGCTCTGCATGAACGTGGCCCGGGAGTTTCCGCACGTCACGTTCTTTTCGGGAAAACTCATATTCGAGCGCGAGCGCTGGTACCACGCCTTCCTGCACAACCAGACCGCGTTCACCATCGAGCGCCGCCTGCAGTGGGCCGGTCAGACCATGGTGGTATTGCCCATTGTCGTGAAGTGA
- a CDS encoding cupredoxin domain-containing protein, translated as MSMRWFVAVAFVVMLAGLAGLPEARGAERVFYVLGAEPKGTAAAAKEPFPQAKLPAGPGMVLKAPDAKGDWQVSAYVFLPAQIVVRKGDDVTLHFVGIHGSLHTLAVEHYQTQGVKLRRGHVETMRFKADRAGVFRIICAEHQPTMNGELIVQD; from the coding sequence CTGTCTATGCGGTGGTTCGTGGCGGTTGCGTTCGTTGTCATGCTGGCGGGGCTGGCGGGGCTCCCCGAGGCGCGGGGGGCGGAGCGCGTGTTCTATGTGCTGGGGGCGGAGCCCAAGGGGACGGCGGCGGCGGCGAAGGAGCCTTTCCCCCAGGCCAAGCTCCCTGCGGGGCCCGGGATGGTGCTCAAGGCGCCCGACGCCAAGGGGGACTGGCAGGTCTCGGCCTACGTGTTCCTGCCGGCCCAGATCGTGGTCCGGAAAGGAGACGATGTGACGCTCCACTTCGTGGGGATCCACGGCTCGCTGCACACCCTCGCGGTGGAGCACTACCAGACCCAGGGGGTGAAGCTGCGGCGGGGCCACGTGGAGACGATGCGCTTCAAGGCGGACCGGGCGGGGGTCTTCCGCATCATTTGCGCGGAGCATCAGCCCACGATGAACGGAGAGCTGATCGTGCAGGACTGA
- a CDS encoding universal stress protein: MAASRIVLAVALQRYVDFPPVALRAREVAAALARAGRAVIDVVTVEAPASLLPDVESTEEKLNRFVRALRGMGLEVEGHLLAGKPSERIPSFVVHSGAEFLVIGSHSKRSPLDVGLGSTANALVGECPCPIVMVWPTREESARARELMIPGYPFVFPYG; this comes from the coding sequence ATGGCCGCTTCCCGGATCGTGCTGGCCGTGGCGCTCCAGCGCTACGTGGACTTCCCGCCCGTCGCCCTGCGGGCGCGCGAGGTCGCGGCGGCACTCGCACGGGCGGGCCGGGCCGTCATCGATGTGGTGACGGTGGAGGCGCCGGCCTCCCTGCTGCCGGACGTGGAAAGCACCGAGGAGAAGCTCAACCGCTTCGTCCGGGCCCTGCGCGGCATGGGACTCGAGGTGGAGGGCCATCTCCTGGCCGGAAAGCCCTCCGAGCGCATCCCGTCCTTCGTCGTCCACAGCGGCGCGGAATTCCTGGTCATCGGCTCGCACAGCAAGCGCAGCCCGCTGGACGTGGGCCTCGGCTCGACGGCCAACGCCCTCGTGGGCGAATGCCCATGCCCGATCGTCATGGTCTGGCCCACCCGCGAGGAGAGCGCCCGCGCGCGGGAACTGATGATTCCCGGATATCCCTTCGTCTTCCCTTACGGATGA
- a CDS encoding VacJ family lipoprotein, with the protein MELSRKASCLARVCLAAWLAVSSAGLAGCAAQQSADAPPGMEDEVPDPLEELNRAVFEFNDYLDIYILRPLALGYRAVLPQPVRDSVRNFLRNLGAPVTFFNDVLQGKGERAQITLGRFMVNTTFGVVGLFDVADGMGAPYHSEDFGQTLAVWGAKPGIYLVLPILGPSTTRDAAGRVADVFMNPFNYVYAHNDLDYLPYVFYGVGAVDLRERNLELLDQLKAEALDYYTLIRSIYLQIRENEIQDGKAPAGGPGGKLQTQ; encoded by the coding sequence ATGGAGTTGAGCCGCAAGGCGTCGTGCCTGGCCCGCGTCTGCCTGGCCGCCTGGCTCGCCGTCTCCTCCGCCGGGCTGGCCGGCTGCGCCGCGCAGCAGTCGGCCGACGCTCCTCCGGGCATGGAGGACGAGGTCCCCGACCCGCTCGAAGAGCTGAACCGCGCCGTCTTCGAGTTCAACGATTACCTGGACATCTACATCCTTCGGCCGCTCGCCCTGGGCTACCGCGCGGTCCTGCCCCAGCCGGTGCGCGACTCGGTCCGCAACTTCTTGCGCAACCTGGGCGCCCCGGTCACCTTCTTCAACGATGTCCTGCAGGGGAAGGGGGAGCGGGCCCAGATCACCCTGGGCCGGTTCATGGTGAATACCACGTTCGGCGTCGTCGGGCTCTTCGATGTCGCGGACGGGATGGGCGCCCCCTACCACTCCGAGGACTTCGGCCAGACCCTCGCGGTGTGGGGCGCCAAGCCGGGAATCTATCTCGTGCTGCCCATCCTGGGGCCCTCCACCACGCGGGACGCCGCCGGGCGCGTGGCCGACGTCTTCATGAACCCGTTCAACTACGTCTACGCGCACAACGACCTCGACTACCTGCCCTACGTCTTTTACGGGGTGGGGGCGGTGGACCTGCGCGAGCGCAACCTTGAGCTTCTCGATCAGCTCAAGGCCGAGGCACTGGACTACTACACCCTCATCCGCAGCATCTACCTCCAAATCCGCGAGAACGAGATTCAGGACGGAAAGGCCCCCGCGGGCGGCCCCGGGGGCAAGCTGCAGACCCAGTAA
- the hemE gene encoding uroporphyrinogen decarboxylase gives MNPRPEGPAAQDASPFLRACRREPGAPTPIWLMRQAGRYMKEYRDLRERVPFKDLCRDPALAAEVTVTAARAIGADAAILFSDILLILEPMGMELEYSKGNGPVLANPVREGRDAERLREAEPGCLPFVFEAVRQIRSALPAGMPLIGFSGAPFTLASYMIEGGGSREFTLTKGFMYRDPGAWRSLMERLVRALVPYLNGQIEAGAQAVQIFDSWVGALGPADYREFVLPHTRALIEGLRPGVPVIHFGTGTASLLEAMREAGGDVIGLDFRVELGEAWMRLGEVAVQGNLDPAVLLGDRDLIRRRAEAILRQAGGRPGHIFNLGHGVLPSTPVDNVRFLVDLVHTWERGSRP, from the coding sequence ATGAATCCGCGTCCGGAGGGGCCCGCGGCCCAGGATGCCTCTCCTTTCCTGCGGGCCTGCCGGCGCGAGCCGGGCGCCCCCACCCCCATCTGGCTCATGCGCCAGGCCGGACGCTACATGAAGGAGTACCGCGACCTGCGCGAGCGCGTGCCCTTCAAGGATCTTTGCCGCGACCCCGCCCTCGCCGCCGAGGTGACGGTGACGGCCGCCCGGGCCATCGGGGCGGACGCCGCCATTCTCTTCTCGGACATCCTCCTCATCCTCGAGCCGATGGGGATGGAACTGGAATACTCCAAGGGGAACGGCCCCGTGCTGGCCAACCCCGTCCGCGAAGGGCGGGACGCCGAGCGCCTGCGCGAGGCGGAGCCGGGATGCCTCCCGTTCGTGTTCGAGGCCGTCCGGCAGATCCGCTCCGCGCTCCCGGCGGGCATGCCTCTCATCGGCTTCTCGGGCGCGCCCTTCACCCTGGCGTCCTACATGATCGAGGGGGGCGGCTCGCGCGAGTTCACCCTCACCAAGGGTTTCATGTACCGCGACCCCGGGGCATGGCGCTCCCTGATGGAGCGCCTCGTGCGCGCGCTGGTGCCCTACCTGAACGGCCAGATCGAGGCGGGCGCGCAGGCCGTCCAGATCTTCGACTCCTGGGTCGGGGCCCTCGGGCCGGCGGACTACCGCGAGTTCGTGCTCCCCCACACCCGCGCCCTCATCGAGGGGCTGCGGCCCGGCGTCCCGGTCATCCACTTCGGCACGGGGACGGCTTCGCTGCTCGAGGCCATGCGCGAGGCGGGGGGCGACGTGATCGGCCTCGACTTCCGGGTGGAGCTCGGCGAGGCCTGGATGCGCCTGGGCGAGGTCGCGGTGCAAGGCAACCTCGACCCGGCCGTCCTGCTGGGGGACCGGGACCTCATCCGCCGGCGGGCCGAGGCCATCCTCCGCCAGGCGGGCGGAAGGCCCGGCCACATCTTCAACCTGGGCCACGGCGTGCTGCCCTCGACGCCGGTGGACAACGTCCGCTTCCTGGTGGATCTGGTGCACACGTGGGAGCGGGGGAGCCGGCCATGA
- the hemH gene encoding ferrochelatase produces the protein MTSAFDSVLLVGFGGPTPGCCRRHADCPGEAYCYVENVVGGRAGSADRIREVAAHYAHFGGFSPFSYFSQKQAGALETALDAAGKPLPVYVGFRFWTPYVREALAEMARRGLRRALAIVLAPHRAKVSWEAYQGAARAAREDIGAGAPEVEFLDAPWFDHPAFIEAVADCVRRAAGRMGTGRFERARLIFTAHSIPVPMAKVSPYEREFSRTAVLAAEALGVKRFEIGYQSSASDVPGTWLEPDVTDVVRKAAGEGARDVVLAPIGFICDHVEVLYDLDEEAREAAEEAGLGYFRAPTVGTHPAFIRMLRDLVLARAAGGAA, from the coding sequence ATGACCTCAGCCTTCGATTCCGTCCTTCTCGTCGGGTTCGGCGGCCCCACTCCCGGCTGCTGCCGGCGCCACGCGGACTGCCCGGGCGAGGCCTACTGCTACGTCGAGAACGTCGTCGGGGGCCGCGCGGGGAGCGCCGACCGCATCCGCGAGGTGGCCGCCCACTACGCCCACTTCGGGGGCTTCTCCCCCTTCAGCTACTTCTCCCAGAAGCAGGCGGGCGCGCTCGAAACCGCCCTCGACGCCGCCGGGAAGCCGCTTCCCGTCTATGTGGGCTTCCGCTTCTGGACTCCCTACGTGCGCGAGGCGCTCGCCGAGATGGCCCGCCGGGGCCTGCGCCGGGCGCTCGCCATCGTGCTCGCCCCGCACCGGGCGAAGGTGAGCTGGGAGGCCTACCAGGGCGCCGCGCGCGCCGCGCGGGAGGATATAGGCGCCGGCGCGCCCGAGGTCGAGTTCCTTGACGCCCCCTGGTTCGATCACCCCGCCTTCATCGAGGCGGTGGCGGACTGCGTGCGCCGCGCGGCGGGCCGCATGGGGACCGGCCGCTTCGAGAGGGCGCGCCTCATCTTCACCGCTCACTCCATCCCGGTGCCGATGGCCAAGGTTTCCCCCTACGAGCGCGAGTTCTCCCGCACCGCCGTCCTGGCCGCGGAGGCCCTTGGGGTGAAGCGCTTCGAGATCGGCTACCAGAGCAGCGCCAGCGATGTCCCCGGCACGTGGCTCGAGCCCGACGTGACGGACGTCGTGCGGAAGGCGGCGGGGGAAGGGGCGAGGGACGTGGTCCTGGCCCCCATCGGCTTCATCTGCGACCACGTCGAGGTCCTCTACGATCTCGATGAAGAGGCCCGCGAGGCGGCCGAGGAGGCGGGCCTCGGCTACTTCCGGGCGCCCACGGTGGGGACCCACCCGGCCTTCATCCGGATGCTGCGCGACCTCGTGCTGGCGAGGGCGGCGGGAGGGGCCGCTTGA